In the Streptomyces sp. cg36 genome, one interval contains:
- a CDS encoding Lrp/AsnC family transcriptional regulator, which yields MDRLDREILGALREDARISYRDLGTKVGLSANAAADRVRRMRREGVIRGFTTLVDPAADGGAGLVVFIDVTLRLDTTNEEFERVALKLPGITEVVHVTGEHDYLVRARAADPAALDGLLRRLKRDAGVAHSHTRIALRAASGP from the coding sequence ATGGACCGGCTCGACAGGGAAATCCTCGGCGCGCTGCGGGAGGATGCGCGGATCTCGTACCGCGACCTCGGTACGAAGGTGGGGCTCAGCGCCAACGCCGCCGCCGACCGGGTGCGGCGGATGCGCCGCGAGGGCGTGATCCGGGGCTTCACCACCCTGGTCGACCCGGCGGCCGACGGCGGCGCCGGACTGGTCGTCTTCATCGACGTCACCCTGCGCCTGGACACCACCAACGAGGAGTTCGAGCGGGTCGCCCTGAAGCTGCCGGGCATCACCGAGGTCGTGCACGTCACCGGCGAGCACGACTACCTCGTACGGGCCAGGGCGGCCGACCCGGCCGCCCTGGACGGGCTGCTGCGCCGCCTCAAGCGGGACGCGGGCGTGGCCCACTCCCACACCCGGATCGCGCTGCGGGCGGCCTCCGGGCCCTGA
- a CDS encoding GAF domain-containing protein, whose protein sequence is MDVGSGTYERDGGGGGTPLPVLLEAVLGVGTDLELRTTLQHLVDTAAELTGARYAALGVVDPERGRLTELFTAGLTEAERERIGALPDGRTGVLGALLRDARPLRLDDLTADPRSSGVPPGHPPMRSFLGVPIRVHTEVFGNLYLTEKRGGPFTDEDLALLRVLASQAGIAIGNARLYETARRRERWIEGAAAVTTSLLTGDTAADALMTVAERARLLADAAAGVVLQPTEAGGMEIVAASAPDDPGDIVGTTIAPGSPVLVQLLGGEPVFIEDSATDPRMTTHVRSRFGPSMMLPLQSGGRLIGTLALPRRRGAEPYSAVERLLAAQFASQAALALVLADAQHNRERLAVYEDRDRIARDLHDLVVQRLFATEMMLESTRRRAAKAARDDTDELLTRAVDELDSTIQEVRTAIFALQQPPAEAPSTVRGRVLRETDGAGALLGFRPSVRFEGAVDTVVGEPAATRLTAALRTALAAAHRRPGVSSVRVTVDATARLPDGRPGVRLDVTDDGEAEDGGPGTTASWQSPV, encoded by the coding sequence GTGGACGTGGGCTCGGGCACGTACGAAAGGGACGGGGGCGGAGGCGGGACTCCCCTCCCCGTCCTCCTCGAAGCCGTCCTCGGCGTCGGCACCGACCTCGAACTGCGCACCACCCTCCAGCACCTGGTGGACACCGCCGCCGAACTGACCGGCGCGCGGTACGCGGCGCTCGGCGTCGTCGACCCCGAGCGCGGACGGCTCACCGAGCTGTTCACGGCCGGGCTCACCGAGGCCGAACGGGAGCGGATCGGGGCCCTGCCCGACGGGCGCACCGGGGTGCTGGGCGCGCTCCTGCGGGACGCCCGGCCGCTGCGGCTCGACGACCTGACCGCCGACCCGCGCTCCTCGGGCGTGCCGCCGGGCCATCCCCCGATGCGCTCGTTCCTGGGCGTCCCCATCCGCGTCCACACCGAGGTGTTCGGCAACCTCTATCTGACCGAGAAGCGCGGCGGGCCGTTCACCGACGAGGACCTGGCGCTGCTGCGGGTGCTCGCCTCGCAGGCCGGGATCGCCATCGGCAACGCCCGGCTGTACGAGACGGCCCGGCGCCGCGAGCGGTGGATCGAGGGCGCCGCCGCCGTCACCACCTCCCTGCTCACCGGCGACACCGCGGCCGACGCGCTGATGACGGTCGCCGAGCGGGCCCGGCTGCTCGCGGACGCGGCGGCCGGGGTGGTGCTCCAGCCCACCGAGGCGGGCGGGATGGAGATCGTCGCCGCGTCGGCACCCGACGACCCGGGCGACATCGTGGGCACGACGATCGCGCCCGGCTCGCCCGTACTGGTCCAACTGCTCGGCGGGGAGCCGGTGTTCATCGAGGACTCGGCGACCGACCCCCGGATGACCACGCACGTGCGGAGCCGGTTCGGGCCGAGCATGATGCTGCCGCTGCAGAGCGGCGGCAGGCTCATCGGCACGCTCGCGCTCCCCCGCCGCCGGGGCGCCGAGCCGTACTCGGCGGTGGAGCGGCTGCTGGCCGCGCAGTTCGCCTCCCAGGCCGCGCTGGCGCTGGTCCTCGCCGACGCCCAGCACAACCGGGAGCGGCTCGCGGTGTACGAGGACCGCGACCGGATCGCCCGGGACCTGCACGACCTGGTCGTACAGCGGCTGTTCGCCACCGAGATGATGCTGGAGTCGACCCGGCGCCGGGCCGCCAAAGCCGCCCGGGACGACACGGACGAGCTGCTCACCCGGGCCGTGGACGAGCTGGACTCCACGATCCAGGAGGTCCGCACCGCGATCTTCGCCCTTCAGCAGCCGCCCGCGGAGGCGCCGTCGACCGTGCGGGGCAGGGTGCTGCGCGAGACGGACGGGGCGGGCGCGCTGCTCGGGTTCCGGCCGTCGGTGCGGTTCGAGGGGGCGGTGGACACGGTGGTCGGGGAGCCCGCGGCCACCCGGCTGACCGCGGCCCTGCGCACGGCGCTGGCCGCCGCGCACCGCCGCCCGGGCGTCTCCTCCGTGCGGGTCACGGTCGACGCGACGGCGCGGCTGCCCGACGGGCGGCCGGGGGTCCGCCTCGACGTGACGGACGACGGCGAGGCCGAGGACGGCGGGCCGGGCACCACGGCGAGCTGGCAGTCCCCGGTGTGA
- a CDS encoding rod shape-determining protein: MSVSLEQLRRCHVAVDLGAARTRVFVKGMGLVVDEPSVAAVNTRTGALIAVGAFAEKMTGRTPDYIRVVRPVSGGTVVDIEMAQRMLRHLIGEKLRRQLRRKPRLRAAACTPHEADPLAQRAAVETLVGLGARRVELVDTLIAAAVGCGLPVEQPTATMIMVCGAATTQIAVLSLGAIVTAERIPVGGDAIDHAVIQHLRHQHELMLPSQSVRPLQLALSGNGLTQQGPASTEIHGRDVATGLARSVRVDTAAVRDAIHTPLTAVLDGIGKVLRDCPPDLVADLADRGIMMVGGSALLPGLDQMLRKATGMPVAIAERPDVCAILGLGSMLDGKIEPMVLDPLAE; the protein is encoded by the coding sequence GTGAGCGTGAGTCTGGAGCAGTTGCGTCGTTGCCATGTAGCCGTCGACCTCGGGGCCGCCAGGACCAGGGTGTTCGTCAAGGGGATGGGGCTCGTCGTGGACGAACCCAGCGTCGCCGCCGTCAACACCCGTACCGGCGCCCTGATCGCCGTCGGCGCGTTCGCCGAGAAGATGACGGGCCGTACGCCCGACTACATCCGGGTGGTCCGCCCGGTCTCGGGCGGAACCGTCGTCGACATCGAGATGGCCCAGCGCATGCTGCGCCACCTCATCGGCGAGAAGCTCCGCCGCCAGCTGCGCCGCAAGCCCCGTCTGCGGGCCGCCGCGTGCACCCCGCACGAGGCGGACCCGCTGGCCCAGCGCGCCGCCGTCGAGACGCTGGTGGGACTCGGGGCGCGCCGGGTCGAGCTCGTCGACACCCTCATCGCGGCGGCCGTCGGCTGCGGGCTCCCGGTGGAGCAGCCCACCGCCACCATGATCATGGTGTGCGGGGCGGCGACCACCCAGATCGCGGTGCTCTCGCTGGGCGCGATCGTCACCGCCGAACGCATCCCGGTCGGCGGCGACGCCATCGACCACGCGGTCATCCAGCACCTGCGCCACCAGCACGAGCTGATGCTGCCGAGCCAGTCCGTGCGCCCCCTGCAACTCGCCCTGAGCGGCAACGGCCTCACCCAGCAGGGCCCGGCCTCCACCGAGATCCACGGCCGGGACGTGGCGACGGGCCTGGCCCGTTCGGTACGGGTGGACACCGCGGCCGTGCGGGACGCGATCCACACCCCGCTGACCGCCGTCCTGGACGGCATCGGGAAGGTCCTGCGCGACTGCCCGCCCGACCTGGTGGCCGACCTCGCCGACCGGGGGATCATGATGGTGGGCGGGAGCGCGCTGCTGCCGGGGCTGGACCAGATGCTCCGCAAGGCGACCGGGATGCCGGTGGCGATCGCCGAACGCCCGGACGTCTGCGCCATCCTCGGCCTCGGCTCGATGCTGGACGGCAAGATCGAGCCGATGGTCCTGGACCCACTGGCCGAGTGA
- a CDS encoding MarR family winged helix-turn-helix transcriptional regulator yields MATRMDPVSLEVVELIGSVVARYHEEYERAAAEHALTGAQARVLGLLALEPVAMRAIARKLKCEPSNVTGMIDRLEARGLVERRPDPDDRRVKLAAATEEGRRIAARLRDDLDFAREPLAELSPEERTALRDLLRRMLGTEE; encoded by the coding sequence ATGGCCACACGCATGGATCCCGTCTCCCTCGAAGTCGTCGAGCTGATCGGCTCGGTGGTGGCGCGCTACCACGAGGAGTACGAGCGGGCCGCGGCCGAGCACGCCCTCACCGGCGCCCAGGCGCGGGTGCTCGGACTGCTCGCCCTCGAACCGGTCGCGATGCGCGCGATCGCCCGCAAGCTGAAGTGCGAACCGTCCAACGTCACGGGGATGATCGACCGCCTGGAGGCGCGCGGTCTCGTCGAGCGCCGCCCCGACCCCGACGACCGCCGGGTCAAACTGGCGGCGGCCACCGAGGAGGGGCGGCGCATCGCGGCCCGGCTGCGCGACGACCTCGACTTCGCCCGCGAGCCGCTGGCCGAGCTCTCCCCCGAGGAGCGGACGGCCCTGCGGGACCTGCTGCGGCGGATGCTCGGTACGGAGGAGTAG
- a CDS encoding NADP-dependent oxidoreductase → MTALPATSREWHLVARPHGWPVPGDFALREAPVAAPAEGRILVRNLFMSVDPYMRGRMNDVKSYIPPFQLDKPMDGGAVGEVIASADERFAVGDHVLHGLGWREYADVDARHATKVDGSLAPLSAYLGVLGMPGLTAYAGLFEVASFKEGDTVFVSGAAGAVGSLVGQMARIKGAARVIGSAGSDDKVKWLVEELGFDAAFNYKNGPVRDQLREAAPEGIDVYFDNVGGDHLEAAISSLNVHGRATICGMIAGYNDTEPTPGPRNMAMVIGKRLRLQGVLVGDHAGLQPQFVQEVAGWIASGELKYGETFVEGIDNGVDAFLGMLRGQNTGKMVVSLGG, encoded by the coding sequence ATGACCGCACTCCCCGCCACCAGCCGTGAATGGCACCTCGTCGCCCGTCCGCACGGCTGGCCCGTGCCGGGGGACTTCGCGCTCCGCGAGGCCCCGGTCGCCGCGCCCGCCGAGGGCCGGATCCTGGTCCGCAACCTCTTCATGTCCGTCGACCCGTACATGCGGGGCCGGATGAACGACGTGAAGTCGTACATCCCGCCGTTCCAGCTCGACAAGCCGATGGACGGCGGCGCGGTCGGCGAGGTCATCGCCTCCGCCGACGAGCGCTTCGCCGTCGGCGACCACGTGCTGCACGGGCTCGGCTGGCGCGAGTACGCCGATGTGGACGCCAGGCACGCCACCAAGGTCGACGGCTCGCTGGCCCCGCTCTCCGCGTACCTGGGCGTCCTCGGCATGCCGGGTCTGACCGCCTACGCGGGCCTGTTCGAGGTCGCCTCCTTCAAGGAGGGCGACACGGTCTTCGTCTCCGGCGCGGCGGGCGCGGTCGGCAGCCTGGTCGGCCAGATGGCGCGGATCAAGGGCGCCGCCCGGGTCATCGGCTCGGCCGGCTCCGACGACAAGGTGAAGTGGCTGGTGGAGGAGCTGGGCTTCGACGCCGCCTTCAACTACAAGAACGGCCCGGTCCGCGACCAGCTGCGCGAGGCCGCCCCCGAGGGCATCGACGTCTACTTCGACAACGTCGGCGGCGACCACCTCGAAGCGGCCATCTCCTCCCTCAACGTGCACGGCCGCGCCACCATCTGCGGCATGATCGCGGGCTACAACGACACCGAGCCGACCCCGGGCCCGCGCAACATGGCCATGGTGATCGGCAAGCGGCTGCGCCTCCAGGGCGTCCTCGTCGGCGACCACGCCGGGCTCCAGCCGCAGTTCGTGCAGGAGGTCGCGGGCTGGATCGCCTCCGGCGAGCTCAAGTACGGCGAGACGTTCGTCGAGGGCATCGACAACGGCGTGGACGCCTTCCTCGGCATGCTGCGCGGCCAGAACACCGGAAAGATGGTCGTCTCGCTGGGCGGCTGA
- a CDS encoding organic hydroperoxide resistance protein, with translation MSIQQSDVLYTAVATAENGRDGRVATDDGRLDVVVNPPKAMGGSGAGTNPEQLFAAGYSACFQGALGVVARQENADITGSTVTAEVGIGKNDDGFGIIVKISATIPNADEATARSLVEKAHQVCPYSKATRGNITVELAVA, from the coding sequence ATGTCCATCCAGCAGTCCGACGTTCTGTACACCGCCGTCGCCACCGCCGAGAACGGCCGGGACGGCCGCGTGGCCACCGACGACGGTCGGCTCGACGTCGTCGTGAACCCGCCGAAGGCGATGGGCGGCAGCGGCGCGGGCACCAACCCGGAGCAGCTCTTCGCGGCCGGCTACAGCGCCTGCTTCCAGGGCGCGCTCGGTGTCGTGGCCCGCCAGGAGAACGCCGACATCACCGGCTCGACCGTCACCGCCGAGGTCGGCATCGGCAAGAACGACGACGGCTTCGGCATCATCGTCAAGATCTCCGCCACCATCCCGAACGCGGACGAGGCCACCGCCCGCTCGCTCGTCGAGAAGGCGCACCAGGTCTGCCCGTACTCCAAGGCCACGCGCGGCAACATCACCGTGGAGCTCGCGGTCGCCTGA
- a CDS encoding serine hydrolase domain-containing protein produces the protein MPSGSTVQGTVAEGFEGVREELAAFVAEEEHDPGAQLAVFRHGEPVADLWAGDLVDGDSLVPVFSATSGAVHLVAALLVQDGALGLDREVAAYWPEFAAEGKGAVTVRELLAHRAGLIGADGGFTPEELLDDRAVAARLAAQRPFWRPGAGHGYHVLTIGALVAEVVRRVSGAGVRELFEERVRAPYGLDFFLGLPGAERARTREVLPMALTPGQAAAQAGRRRSRHGLLTIAFNRSADPAFDLVALANSRAAQEQAPASLGGVGNARGLAGMYAAAIGPFGGREPLLKPETVAEFARPHSLEKDLVTGEDAFALGFQALGLGHAGLGADAFGHGGAAGTLALADPRAGFSYGYVRRRYAFPGGPAAENERLIRAVQRAVEDAA, from the coding sequence ATGCCGAGCGGCAGCACCGTGCAGGGAACCGTCGCCGAGGGGTTCGAGGGCGTACGGGAGGAGCTGGCGGCGTTCGTCGCCGAGGAGGAGCACGACCCGGGCGCCCAGCTGGCCGTCTTCCGGCACGGCGAGCCGGTCGCCGACCTGTGGGCGGGCGACCTGGTCGACGGGGACTCGCTGGTCCCGGTCTTCTCCGCGACCAGCGGGGCGGTCCACCTGGTCGCGGCGCTGCTCGTCCAGGACGGCGCGCTCGGCCTGGACCGCGAAGTCGCCGCGTACTGGCCGGAGTTCGCCGCCGAGGGCAAGGGCGCCGTCACCGTGCGCGAGCTGCTGGCGCACCGGGCGGGGCTGATCGGCGCGGACGGCGGGTTCACGCCCGAGGAGCTCCTCGACGACCGGGCGGTGGCGGCGCGGCTGGCCGCCCAGCGCCCGTTCTGGCGGCCCGGCGCGGGCCACGGCTATCACGTGCTGACCATCGGCGCGCTGGTCGCCGAGGTGGTGCGGCGGGTCTCCGGCGCCGGTGTGCGGGAGCTGTTCGAGGAGCGCGTGCGGGCGCCGTACGGACTGGACTTCTTCCTCGGGCTGCCCGGGGCCGAGCGGGCGCGCACCCGCGAAGTGCTGCCGATGGCGCTGACGCCGGGGCAGGCGGCGGCGCAGGCGGGCAGGCGCCGCAGTCGGCACGGTCTGCTGACGATCGCCTTCAACCGCAGCGCGGACCCGGCCTTCGACCTGGTGGCGCTGGCCAATTCGCGGGCCGCGCAGGAGCAGGCGCCCGCCTCGCTGGGCGGCGTGGGCAACGCCCGCGGCCTGGCCGGGATGTACGCGGCGGCGATCGGCCCGTTCGGCGGCCGGGAGCCGCTGCTGAAGCCGGAGACGGTCGCCGAGTTCGCCCGGCCCCACTCGCTGGAGAAGGACCTGGTGACCGGGGAAGACGCCTTCGCCCTCGGCTTCCAGGCACTGGGCCTGGGCCACGCGGGCCTGGGCGCAGACGCGTTCGGCCACGGGGGCGCGGCGGGCACGCTGGCCCTGGCGGACCCGCGCGCGGGGTTCTCGTACGGCTATGTGCGGCGCCGCTACGCCTTCCCGGGCGGCCCGGCGGCCGAGAACGAGCGGCTGATACGGGCGGTGCAGCGGGCGGTGGAGGACGCGGCGTAG
- a CDS encoding EI24 domain-containing protein encodes MRDLGAGFGYLVKGQRWVAGHGRSLGVGLLPGLVTLVLYAAALFGLAEGADDFVGWATPFADGWSSPWLGLFRGFLIALVFAMGLFLAVLTFTAVTLLVGQPFYEKLSEDVDRAESGGHAPESGLSLWRDLWISARDSLRILVRVACYGVLLFALGFLPVVGQTVVPAIGFCVSGFFLTEELTAVALQRRGVELRERLVLLRGRRLLVLGFGVPLTLAFLVPFVAVFLMPGAVAGATLMVRDLRDEDGPDDDPAAGEPVAPGATGSA; translated from the coding sequence ATGCGTGATCTTGGGGCGGGCTTCGGATATCTGGTCAAGGGACAGCGGTGGGTCGCCGGACACGGCAGGTCCCTCGGGGTCGGTCTGCTGCCCGGCCTGGTGACGCTCGTCCTGTACGCGGCGGCGCTCTTCGGCCTGGCCGAGGGCGCCGACGACTTCGTGGGATGGGCGACGCCGTTCGCCGACGGCTGGTCCTCGCCCTGGCTCGGCCTCTTCCGCGGCTTCCTGATCGCGCTGGTCTTCGCGATGGGCCTGTTCCTGGCCGTCCTCACCTTCACCGCGGTGACGCTCCTGGTCGGCCAGCCCTTCTACGAGAAGCTGTCCGAGGACGTGGACCGCGCCGAGAGCGGCGGCCACGCGCCCGAGTCCGGGCTTTCGCTCTGGCGCGACCTGTGGATCTCCGCCCGCGACTCGCTGCGGATCCTGGTCCGGGTGGCCTGCTACGGCGTCCTCCTCTTCGCCCTCGGCTTCCTGCCCGTGGTCGGCCAGACCGTGGTCCCGGCGATCGGGTTCTGCGTCTCGGGGTTCTTCCTCACCGAGGAGCTGACGGCGGTGGCGCTCCAGCGCCGGGGCGTGGAACTGCGCGAACGGCTGGTCCTGCTGCGCGGGCGGCGGCTGCTGGTCCTCGGCTTCGGCGTCCCGCTCACCCTGGCGTTCCTGGTGCCGTTCGTCGCGGTGTTCCTGATGCCGGGAGCGGTGGCGGGAGCCACCCTGATGGTCCGCGACCTGCGCGACGAGGACGGGCCGGACGACGACCCGGCCGCGGGCGAGCCCGTCGCCCCGGGCGCGACCGGCTCCGCCTGA
- a CDS encoding pyroglutamyl peptidase: MTCGTLLAPVPAQAATAGAATTGAPPTVEEQRLDLAVPQEILRRSGFDAVAPEFARELRAAGSYRQAGRLVDREGARLWRRAVDRAQGRGPSGGDLSRDDDRPLYWARLGMTRELRGWEPGFALDARGRAALLDRLERTSRGQDSIDFGARTKGVKRVLATGFDPFTLDRDIRISNPSGATALALDGTVIRTADGPARVETAVFPVRWDDFAAGTVERALRPVLPKVDLFTTVSQGRVGRIDVERFNGAWRGGFPDNDDLSRTETVPVSDPASQPQWTATTLPYRAITAADTGRFPVYDHTSVTEIPAGQSAPVVREDGPTAGSTARAGGGGDYLSNEIAYRATLLRDRLGLKVPGGHVHTPVLEFGAGNTDPSTGTVTDPEFLRNRRDIVAQIRAIVGVAAAAPRG; encoded by the coding sequence ATGACGTGCGGCACGCTGCTCGCACCGGTTCCGGCGCAGGCGGCGACGGCGGGGGCCGCGACGACGGGGGCGCCGCCGACCGTCGAGGAGCAGCGGCTCGACCTCGCCGTGCCGCAGGAGATACTGCGGCGCTCCGGATTCGACGCGGTGGCCCCGGAGTTCGCCCGCGAGCTGCGCGCCGCGGGCTCCTACCGGCAGGCCGGGCGGCTGGTGGACCGGGAGGGCGCGCGGCTGTGGCGGCGGGCGGTGGACCGGGCGCAGGGGCGCGGCCCCTCGGGCGGCGACCTCAGCCGCGACGACGACCGGCCGCTGTACTGGGCGCGGCTCGGGATGACCCGTGAACTGCGGGGCTGGGAGCCGGGGTTCGCCCTGGACGCGCGGGGGCGGGCGGCGCTGCTCGACCGCCTCGAACGCACCTCGCGCGGCCAGGACTCGATCGACTTCGGGGCCCGGACCAAGGGCGTCAAGCGGGTCCTGGCCACCGGCTTCGACCCCTTCACGCTGGACCGGGACATCCGGATCAGCAATCCGTCGGGGGCGACCGCGCTGGCGCTGGACGGGACCGTCATCCGCACCGCCGACGGGCCCGCCCGGGTCGAGACGGCCGTGTTCCCGGTCCGCTGGGACGACTTCGCGGCGGGCACGGTCGAGCGGGCGCTGCGGCCGGTGCTGCCGAAGGTCGACCTGTTCACCACGGTCAGCCAGGGCCGGGTGGGCCGGATCGACGTCGAGCGCTTCAACGGGGCCTGGCGGGGCGGCTTCCCGGACAACGACGACCTGTCCCGTACGGAGACGGTGCCGGTGTCCGACCCGGCGAGCCAGCCGCAGTGGACGGCGACGACCCTGCCGTACCGGGCGATCACGGCCGCGGACACCGGCCGCTTCCCGGTCTACGACCACACCTCGGTGACGGAGATCCCGGCGGGCCAGTCGGCGCCGGTGGTGCGCGAGGACGGGCCGACGGCCGGGTCGACGGCGCGGGCCGGGGGCGGCGGCGACTACCTCTCCAACGAGATCGCCTACCGCGCCACCCTGCTCCGCGACCGGCTGGGGCTGAAGGTGCCGGGCGGCCACGTCCACACCCCGGTGCTGGAGTTCGGCGCCGGCAACACGGACCCGTCGACGGGCACGGTCACCGACCCGGAGTTCCTCCGCAACCGCCGGGACATCGTGGCGCAGATCCGGGCGATCGTGGGGGTCGCGGCGGCGGCGCCGCGCGGCTGA
- a CDS encoding aldose epimerase family protein yields the protein MMELFGTLADGTPVHRWTLERAGTRVRVLTYGGIVQSVRVADRAGAPGETVLGHDTLAGFVADPGPRYGALVGRYANRIAHGAFELDGVRHALARNAAGHSLHGGPTGFDRRVWAAEPLSPYAVRLSRVSPDGEEGFPGRLDVSVTYEVDAAGALALGYRAVVEGAATVVNLTSHAYWSLGPGPHELRVAAGRYTPADPTGIPTGELAPVAGTRCDLRAARAVDTGYDHNFVLDAPDAGPAAELYCPGSGRLLTVTTSEPGLQVYTGGPQGGVALETQHFPDSPNRPEFPSTVLRPGEVYASRTVYGFGVR from the coding sequence ATCATGGAACTCTTCGGGACCCTGGCCGACGGCACGCCCGTGCACCGCTGGACGCTGGAGCGCGCCGGGACACGGGTGCGGGTGCTGACGTACGGCGGGATCGTGCAGTCGGTGCGGGTGGCGGACCGGGCCGGGGCGCCGGGTGAGACGGTGCTGGGCCACGACACCCTCGCGGGCTTCGTGGCGGACCCCGGCCCCCGCTACGGGGCGCTGGTGGGCCGGTACGCCAACCGCATCGCGCACGGCGCCTTCGAGCTGGACGGGGTGCGCCACGCCCTGGCGCGCAACGCGGCCGGGCACAGCCTGCACGGCGGCCCCACCGGTTTCGACCGGCGGGTGTGGGCGGCCGAGCCGCTCTCGCCGTACGCGGTACGGCTCTCGCGGGTCTCCCCCGACGGCGAGGAGGGCTTCCCGGGCCGCCTCGACGTGTCGGTGACGTACGAGGTGGACGCGGCGGGCGCGCTCGCCCTCGGCTACCGGGCGGTGGTCGAGGGCGCGGCGACGGTGGTGAACCTGACCAGCCACGCGTACTGGTCGCTGGGCCCCGGGCCGCACGAGCTGCGGGTGGCGGCCGGCCGCTACACCCCGGCCGACCCGACGGGCATCCCCACCGGCGAGCTGGCGCCGGTGGCGGGGACGCGGTGCGATCTGCGCGCGGCGCGGGCGGTGGACACCGGGTACGACCACAACTTCGTGCTCGACGCGCCGGACGCGGGCCCGGCCGCCGAGCTGTACTGCCCCGGTTCGGGGCGGCTCCTCACCGTCACCACGTCCGAGCCGGGGCTCCAGGTGTACACGGGCGGCCCGCAGGGCGGGGTGGCCCTGGAGACCCAGCACTTCCCGGACTCCCCCAACCGCCCGGAGTTCCCCAGCACGGTGCTGCGGCCGGGCGAGGTGTACGCGTCGCGGACGGTGTACGGGTTCGGGGTGCGCTGA
- a CDS encoding SGNH/GDSL hydrolase family protein → MDQGTLPTRRGRSGRARTAGALLAAALLAAAAGCTSAEPAGEHRAGAAPRPSPTPTSHWNPRPASIAAVGDSITRGFDACMVLSDCPEVSWATGTDTAVDSLATRLLGAGAASAGRTWNYARTGARMSDLPGQLTRAAAHRPELVTVMVGGNDACRDSVAGMTSAADFRAGFEASLRGLRAELPRTQVYVSSVPDLKRLWSQGRENELGKQIWKLGICRSMLRDADDLGVAAVERRDAVYRRVVAYNTALKDVCARDRYCRYDGGAVFDYRFTDDQLSHWDWFHPSKDGQSRLAEIAYRNVTAASPPA, encoded by the coding sequence ATGGACCAGGGGACGTTGCCGACGCGCCGGGGCCGCTCCGGGCGCGCCCGGACCGCGGGAGCCCTGCTCGCCGCGGCGCTGCTCGCCGCCGCGGCCGGATGCACGAGCGCGGAACCGGCCGGGGAGCACCGCGCGGGCGCCGCGCCCCGCCCCTCGCCGACGCCCACCTCGCACTGGAACCCGCGCCCGGCCTCGATAGCCGCCGTCGGCGACTCCATCACCCGGGGCTTCGACGCCTGCATGGTGCTCTCCGACTGCCCGGAGGTGTCCTGGGCGACCGGTACGGACACGGCGGTCGACTCGCTGGCCACCCGGCTGCTCGGCGCCGGGGCCGCGTCGGCCGGGCGCACCTGGAACTACGCCAGGACCGGCGCCCGCATGTCGGACCTGCCGGGCCAGCTGACCCGGGCGGCGGCGCACCGCCCCGAGCTGGTCACGGTGATGGTGGGCGGCAACGACGCCTGCCGGGACTCGGTGGCCGGGATGACCAGCGCGGCGGACTTCCGGGCGGGCTTCGAGGCGTCGCTGCGCGGGCTGCGCGCCGAGCTGCCCAGGACGCAGGTGTACGTGTCGAGCGTGCCGGACCTCAAGCGGCTCTGGTCCCAGGGCCGCGAGAACGAGCTGGGCAAGCAGATCTGGAAGCTGGGGATCTGCCGCTCGATGCTGCGCGACGCGGACGACCTGGGGGTGGCGGCGGTCGAGCGGCGCGACGCGGTGTACCGGCGGGTGGTGGCGTACAACACGGCGCTGAAGGACGTGTGCGCGCGGGACCGCTACTGCCGCTACGACGGGGGCGCGGTGTTCGACTACCGCTTCACCGACGACCAGCTGAGCCACTGGGACTGGTTCCACCCCAGCAAGGACGGCCAGAGCAGGCTCGCGGAGATCGCCTACCGCAACGTCACGGCGGCCTCGCCGCCGGCGTAG
- a CDS encoding DUF3145 domain-containing protein — translation MTTRGVLYIHSAPRALCPHVEWAVAGVLGVRVQLDWIRQPASPGTWRAEFSWQAEPGTASKLASALRGWQLLRFEVTAEPCPTAEGERYSATPDLGIFHAVTGIHGDILIPEDRLRAALARSVRGETDLEAEIARLLGKPWDDELEPFRYAGEGAPVRWLHQVV, via the coding sequence GTGACGACACGTGGAGTTCTGTACATCCACTCCGCCCCGCGCGCGCTGTGCCCGCACGTCGAGTGGGCGGTGGCGGGAGTGCTCGGTGTGCGGGTCCAGCTCGACTGGATCCGCCAGCCCGCCTCGCCCGGCACCTGGAGAGCCGAGTTCTCCTGGCAGGCCGAACCCGGCACCGCCTCCAAACTCGCGTCCGCCCTGCGCGGATGGCAGCTGCTGCGCTTCGAGGTCACGGCCGAGCCGTGCCCGACCGCCGAGGGCGAGCGCTACAGCGCCACCCCCGACCTGGGCATCTTCCACGCGGTCACCGGCATCCACGGCGACATCCTGATCCCCGAGGACCGGCTGCGCGCCGCCCTGGCCCGCTCGGTGCGCGGCGAGACCGATCTGGAGGCCGAGATCGCCCGCCTCCTCGGCAAGCCCTGGGACGACGAGCTGGAGCCGTTCCGGTACGCGGGCGAGGGCGCGCCCGTGCGCTGGCTGCACCAGGTCGTCTGA